One window of Falco peregrinus isolate bFalPer1 chromosome 17, bFalPer1.pri, whole genome shotgun sequence genomic DNA carries:
- the LOC129785793 gene encoding interleukin-1 receptor antagonist protein-like: MAFVPDLDTLESSSLNEETFYGPNGLCPQKKSRLDLEATSPGVDIQVMVTKAQPAKTFRQAAVLVVAVTKLLKQPMHKDFADSDLGAFLDDIFEPVSFQQIKSSYAGAPVYRYTRSQSFDIFDIDQKCFVLESPTQLVALHLQGPSAGRKVKLNIALYRPQLSQGGPGTWQMPVALGIKGYQLYLSCVMSGAEPMLQLEEADIKRDIESVELTRFIFYRVDSLPEKTTRFESAAFPGWFICTSLQPHQPVGITNQPDQVNIATYKLIRH, translated from the exons ATGGCGTTCGTGCCCGATTTGGACAcgctggagagcagcag CCTGAACGAGGAGACATTTTATGGCCCAAACGGCCTCTGCCCACAGAAG aaATCCCGCCTGGACTTGGAGGCAACATCACCCGGAGTGGACATCCAGGTGATGGTGACCAAGGCACAACCTGCTAAGACCTTTCGCCAGGCTGCCGTCCTTGTGGTGGCCGTGACCAAGCTCCTGAAGCAGCCAATGCACAAGGACTTTGCCGACAGTGACCTTGGGGCCTTCCTGGATGATATTTTTG AGCCCGTCTCCTTCCAGCAGATCAAGAGCAGCTATGCTGGGGCACCTGTCTACCGCTACACCCGCTCCCAGTCCTTCGACATTTTTGACATCGACCAGAAGTGCTTCGTGCTGGAGTCACCCACCCAGCTGGtggccctgcacctgcaggGACCCTCCGCCGGGCGGAAAG TGAAGCTCAACATCGCTCTGTACCGTCCCCAGCTATCACAGGGTGGCCCAGGGACCTGGCAGATGCCGGTGGCATTGGGCATCAAGGGCTACCAACTCTACCTCTCATGCGTGATGAGTGGTGCTGAgcccatgctgcagctggag GAAGCCGACATCAAAAGGGACATCGAGAGCGTGGAGCTGACCCGCTTCATCTTCTACCGTGTGGACAGCCTGCCAGAGAAGACAACGCGCTTCGAGTCAGCCGCCTTCCCTGGCTGgttcatctgcacatccctgcagccccaccagccagTTGGCATCACCAACCAGCCCGACCAGGTCAACATTGCCACCTACAAGCTGATCAGGCACTGA